A genomic stretch from Engraulis encrasicolus isolate BLACKSEA-1 chromosome 10, IST_EnEncr_1.0, whole genome shotgun sequence includes:
- the LOC134457668 gene encoding matrix metalloproteinase-19-like, whose product MNRMCWLLVILMSMMTTTSAGDPRALREAVAYLGKYGYLSPSFSLSQTPRQQLEMLREPLRTFQRVTELPITGRLDGATLAMMRQPRCGVQDPFNNRTLKYRLLGYWSKNRLTYRILNYTPNMGLAKTRTAIQSAFRYWSEVSPLTFQEVTSGPADIKVSFHRKDGCVLPFDGPGGVLAHADTPESGLVHFDVAERWSDGTSPGPNLRIVAAHEIGHALGLGHSQFHSALMGPVYTGYKDDFKLHPDDILGIQKLYGKPVSKPRVPPKPQPVSDAPNPCSAALDAMMLGARGKAYAFSGQYVWTVTNSGHTTPIPISSLWRDLPGGLSAAVHSPRSGKSYFIKGGKIWRYTGFHLDKGFPSQLTGIPANVDCAFYLDNIKRLVFIKGSEYWQWDELGSANQKPYPKALSHLVKGLPSHPDAAITWTSGYTYVFKGDKYWRINNQLSIDKGYPQSKKERWMKC is encoded by the exons ATGAACAGAATGTGCTGGCTACTGGTGATCCTGATGTCCATGATGACAACCACCTCAGCTGGGGACCCCAGAGCCTTGAGAGAAGCTGTG gcttaTCTTGGCAAATAtggatatctctctccctccttttcactTTCACAAACACCCAGGCAGCAACTGGAGATGCTGAGAGAGCCCCTGAG GACGTTTCAGAGGGTGACGGAGCTGCCAATCACGGGGAGGCTGGATGGGGCCACTCTAGCCATGATGAGGCAGCCACGCTGTGGAGTGCAGGACCCTTTCAACAACAGGACCCTCAAGTACCGCCTTCTAG GCTATTGGAGTAAGAACAGGCTCACCTATCGCATCCTCAACTACACCCCTAACATGGGCCTGGCTAAGACGCGAACGGCCATTCAGAGTGCCTTCCGTTACTGGAGTGAGGTGTCACCGCTGACCTTTCAGGAAGTGACATCAGGGCCGGCGGACATCAAGGTGTCCTTCCACAGGAAGGACGGCTGTGTCTTGCCCTTTGATGGACCAG GAGGTGTCCTTGCGCACGCTGACACCCCAGAGTCAGGCCTGGTGCATTTTGATGTGGCGGAGCGCTGGAGTGATGGGACGTCTCCCGGTCCTAACCTGCGCATCGTGGCGGCCCATGAGATAGGCCACGCCCTGGGGCTGGGCCACTCCCAGTTCCACAGCGCCCTCATGGGGCCAGTCTACACCGGCTACAAGGACGACTTCAAACTCCACCCCGATGATATACTGGGCATCCAAAAGCTGTATG GCAAACCTGTGTCAAAACCCAGAGTTCCTCCTAAACCTCAACCAGTATCTGATGCACCCAATCCCTGCAGTGCTGCTCTGGATGCCATGATGCTGG GGGCCCGTGGGAAAGCCTATGCGTTCAGTGGACAGTATGTCTGGACCGTGACCAACTCAGGTcacaccacccccatccccatcagcTCCCTGTGGAGAGATCTGCCAGGGGGGCTCTCTGCAGCAGTCCACTCCCCCCGGAGCGGCAAGTCCTACTTCATCAAGG GAGGGAAGATCTGGAGATACACAGGCTTCCACCTCGACAAAGGATTTCCTAGTCAGCTGACTGGCATACCCGCCAATGTTGACTGCGCTTTCTACCTCGACAACATCAAGAGACTGGTGTTTATTAAG GGCTCGGAGTACTGGCAATGGGATGAACTTGGCtcggccaaccagaagccatacCCCAAGGCCCTGTCACACCTGGTCAAAGGCTTACCCTCCCACCCTGACGCTGCAATTACTTGGACCAGTGGGTATACCTATGTTTTCAAAGGCGATAAATACTGGCGTATCAACAATCAGCTCTCCATAGATAAAGGCTATCCTCAGAGCAAGAAAGAACGCTGGATGAAATGTTGA